From Catharus ustulatus isolate bCatUst1 chromosome 17, bCatUst1.pri.v2, whole genome shotgun sequence, the proteins below share one genomic window:
- the TNFRSF6B gene encoding tumor necrosis factor receptor superfamily member 6B, with translation MPSCHVPSVRHPSKWILPPLLLLLAELTCDAHRPTYQWKDAVTNERITCQQCPPGTFVSQHCSKDKPTECKPCPELHYTQYWNYLEKCRYCNVICGEKQVEVQQCNATHNRACQCQQGYYSRLEFCIRHSECPPGSGVVKPGTPFEDTQCHDCPHGFFSSNYSTNPCQPHQSCEQQGKLTNVQGNKYHDTLCTSCGLGRGNSTQGSAEEDEDCKQAMIDFVVYQNIPVKKLKRLQQILEHSPKKQAPWTRADIQEKFRAFLIHRKEEDSEVTKELLDALRRVKLHSIEEKVRKRFQLY, from the exons ATGCCGTCCTGCCACGTGCCGAGTGTGAGGCATCCATCCAAG TGGatccttccccctctcctccttttGCTGGCTGAGCTCACCTGCGATGCCCACCGGCCCACGTACCAGTGGAAGGATGCTGTGACGAACGAGAGGATCAcatgccagcagtgccctccCGGGACCTTCgtgtcacagcactgctccaagGACAAACCCACGGAGTGTAAGCCCTGCCCGGAATTGCACTACACTCAGTACTGGAACTACCTGGAGAAGTGCCGCTACTGCAACGTCATCTGCGGGGAGAAGCAGGTGGAGGTGCAGCAGTGCAATGCCACGCACAACCGCGcctgccagtgccagcagggctaCTACTCCCGCCTGGAGTTCTGCATCAGGCACTCCGAGTGTCCCCCGGGCTCTGGTGTTGTGAAGCCGG GTACCCCCTTTGAGGACACCCAGTGCCATGACTGCCCCCACGGCTTCTTCTCCTCCAACTACAGCACCAACCCATGCCAGCCCCaccagagctgtgagcagcaggggaagctgACCAACGTGCAGGGCAACAAGTACCACGACACCCTCTGCACATCCTGCGGGCTGGGGAGAGGCAACAGCACACAGGGATCAG CTGAAGAAGATGAAGACTGCAAACAAGCCATGATAGACTTTGTGGTGTACCAGAACATCCCCGTCAAGAAGCTGAAGCGCCTGCAGCAGATCCTGGAGCACTCACCAAAGAAGCAGGCACCATGGACCAGGGCAGACATCCAGGAGAAATTCCGGGCTTTCCTCATTCACAGGAAGGAGGAGGACTCTGAAGTcaccaaggagctgctggatgcgCTGCGCAGGGTCAAGCTCCACTCCATTGAGGAGAAGGTTCGCAAGCGCTTCCAGCTGTACTGA